A window of the Cystobacter fuscus genome harbors these coding sequences:
- a CDS encoding cytochrome c family protein: MSSLPVSLGRLVLPGLLMLGACVNRPTNQEQPAGTESQKVPPVVKAPSTAIRAPWFSCGGTQNIQFGPSIPPDMSNVTSQFDANCFAWAEFIALNWPAAAMGGTTDAFFGSPGDLGTVQWQTFMSKQQLFPPEGGTPPSWGTPQSISEDCLAEANVSSQQARSMLALNVVSKFETQFTSGSGNQAFPLDLPSWLGAANGTNVWYDVRVSQPEYAYIVEKRLFNAANQQALVDGGTGSPVVNPMGSWQSNTIGAMEMKAAWMEVPNPQDNRWNAYKLSPAVVVDPTTQKCRATTVALVGFHIIHKTVSQPTWIWATFEHVNNAPDHGADPGTTSWNFYDPQCRPRTIELDESCSVDGRTSVTVDCTPNVSPPYWLGEGCPAPVPIQVTRLTPIDPVARATNQTIQTAIARNYPDSVWKNYVLVNTLWSRTPGPNPTTPVKTPLPFTGATPPLNVPIANTTMETYLQTGTPDEASNCINCHKNASIAGDSGWASDFSFLFGLASEPPPPGKPLKLRSLVPGGPQKVVYPPTMRRILR; this comes from the coding sequence ATGTCCTCACTTCCCGTTTCACTCGGGCGTCTGGTGCTCCCGGGGCTCCTCATGCTCGGAGCTTGCGTCAACCGTCCCACCAACCAGGAACAACCGGCGGGCACCGAGTCCCAGAAGGTGCCTCCGGTGGTCAAGGCTCCTTCGACCGCTATCCGCGCTCCGTGGTTCTCGTGCGGCGGCACCCAGAACATCCAGTTCGGCCCCAGCATCCCGCCGGATATGAGCAATGTCACCAGCCAGTTCGACGCGAACTGCTTCGCCTGGGCGGAGTTCATCGCCCTGAACTGGCCGGCCGCCGCCATGGGTGGAACGACAGACGCTTTCTTCGGCTCACCCGGCGATCTCGGAACGGTCCAATGGCAGACGTTCATGAGCAAGCAGCAGCTCTTCCCACCGGAGGGGGGGACTCCCCCTTCATGGGGCACACCGCAAAGCATCTCGGAGGACTGTCTGGCCGAGGCGAACGTCAGCTCCCAGCAGGCCAGATCCATGCTGGCGCTGAACGTGGTCTCGAAGTTCGAGACCCAGTTCACCTCGGGGAGCGGCAATCAGGCGTTCCCGCTCGATCTCCCCTCATGGCTGGGGGCCGCCAATGGCACCAACGTCTGGTACGACGTCCGGGTCAGCCAGCCTGAATACGCGTACATCGTCGAGAAGAGGCTCTTCAACGCGGCCAACCAACAGGCCCTGGTGGACGGGGGGACGGGTAGCCCCGTGGTGAACCCAATGGGCTCCTGGCAGTCGAATACCATAGGTGCCATGGAGATGAAGGCGGCGTGGATGGAGGTGCCCAATCCCCAGGACAACCGGTGGAATGCGTACAAGCTTTCCCCAGCGGTGGTGGTGGATCCGACGACCCAGAAGTGCCGGGCCACCACGGTGGCACTGGTTGGCTTTCATATCATCCACAAGACGGTCTCCCAGCCCACCTGGATATGGGCGACCTTCGAGCATGTGAACAACGCGCCCGATCACGGCGCGGATCCCGGGACGACGAGCTGGAACTTCTACGATCCCCAATGCAGGCCGCGGACGATCGAGCTGGACGAGTCGTGCTCGGTGGATGGTCGCACCTCGGTCACGGTGGACTGTACGCCGAACGTGTCCCCTCCCTACTGGCTCGGCGAGGGTTGCCCCGCTCCCGTCCCCATCCAGGTGACCCGGCTGACACCCATCGATCCGGTCGCGCGGGCCACCAACCAGACCATCCAGACCGCGATCGCCCGGAACTACCCGGACTCCGTCTGGAAGAACTACGTGCTGGTGAACACGCTCTGGTCCAGGACGCCAGGTCCAAATCCCACGACGCCCGTCAAGACCCCGCTGCCCTTCACCGGTGCGACTCCGCCCCTCAACGTCCCCATCGCCAACACGACAATGGAGACGTACCTCCAGACGGGCACGCCGGACGAGGCGAGCAACTGCATCAATTGTCACAAGAACGCGAGTATCGCCGGGGACTCGGGGTGGGCTTCCGACTTCAGCTTCCTCTTTGGGCTGGCGAGCGAGCCGCCGCCGCCCGGCAAGCCGCTGAAGCTCAGGAGCCTCGTACCAGGTGGACCGCAGAAGGTGGTGTACCCACCGACGATGCGGCGGATTCTCCGCTGA
- a CDS encoding DKNYY domain-containing protein — MSLIKLVFLAMGVLVLVGVVVMAVAGGFLTSIFNNSYEIKNGRVFYHAAGIGSSEVVGADAATFKEMRRGHHGYGEDKNGIYFHEKRIHGADRDSFTIPTGNSYWSKDKGTVFYGASALPGVDASKFRLLGPYYGTDGRSVYGVGRLIEGADPDTFELVAKDGTMAKDKNAHYRLEERGRMENGVFISDEEAAEERTR; from the coding sequence ATGAGTTTGATCAAGCTCGTTTTTCTGGCCATGGGCGTGCTCGTCCTCGTGGGTGTCGTCGTCATGGCTGTCGCTGGTGGCTTTCTCACCTCCATTTTCAACAACAGCTACGAAATCAAGAATGGAAGGGTTTTTTATCACGCGGCGGGAATCGGCTCGTCCGAGGTGGTGGGTGCGGACGCCGCGACCTTCAAGGAAATGAGGAGGGGCCATCACGGGTACGGTGAAGACAAGAATGGAATCTATTTCCATGAGAAAAGAATCCATGGTGCCGACCGTGACAGCTTCACGATTCCGACCGGGAACTCGTACTGGTCGAAAGACAAGGGCACGGTGTTCTACGGCGCCAGCGCCCTACCGGGTGTCGACGCTTCGAAGTTCCGGCTTCTTGGCCCCTATTACGGGACGGACGGAAGGTCCGTGTATGGCGTTGGCCGGCTTATCGAGGGAGCCGACCCCGACACCTTCGAGCTGGTCGCGAAGGACGGAACGATGGCGAAGGACAAGAACGCCCACTACCGCCTGGAAGAGCGCGGCCGCATGGAAAACGGCGTATTCATCAGCGACGAAGAAGCGGCCGAAGAGCGCACCCGGTGA
- a CDS encoding SDR family NAD(P)-dependent oxidoreductase, with protein MRPPIDSGTVLITGVSSGIGRELARQLARRARTLVLVARSGERLETLREELLALNPTLGVWVEQCDLSQPEHVDTLLDSLRRNLIRVDVLVNDAGMGDYGLYEQESWPRIHQMVQANMTAPLLLTHRLVRRMVERKRGGILNIGSGGGSVFVPGLAVYAATQRFLDGFTEALRLELLGTGVVVTQVAPGPVDTGGDEAAQPPEGPLAAWLRIPVARCASEALAGFERAEPLVYPGRAHRWMMRLAALMPRRMKRAVWLSAARRLRYGTALLGPSHPESAPGLLLAGGPGNVRDEA; from the coding sequence ATGCGTCCACCAATCGATTCCGGCACCGTGCTCATCACGGGTGTCTCGTCGGGAATTGGCCGCGAACTCGCCCGTCAGCTCGCCAGGAGGGCGAGGACGCTCGTGCTCGTCGCCCGCAGCGGCGAGCGGTTGGAGACCTTGCGAGAGGAGTTGCTCGCGCTCAATCCCACACTCGGGGTGTGGGTGGAGCAATGTGATCTCTCCCAACCGGAGCACGTGGACACGTTGTTGGATTCGCTGCGCCGTAACCTCATCCGGGTGGACGTGCTGGTGAACGACGCGGGCATGGGGGACTACGGCCTCTACGAGCAGGAGAGCTGGCCGCGCATCCATCAGATGGTGCAGGCGAACATGACGGCGCCCCTGTTGCTGACGCACCGGTTGGTGCGGCGCATGGTGGAGCGCAAACGGGGAGGCATTCTCAACATCGGCTCGGGCGGGGGGAGCGTGTTCGTGCCGGGCCTGGCCGTCTACGCCGCCACCCAGCGCTTCCTGGATGGTTTCACCGAGGCGCTGCGGTTGGAGCTGCTGGGCACGGGGGTGGTGGTGACGCAGGTGGCGCCCGGGCCCGTGGACACTGGCGGCGACGAGGCGGCACAGCCTCCGGAAGGCCCGTTGGCGGCGTGGCTGCGCATCCCGGTGGCCCGGTGCGCGAGCGAGGCGCTCGCCGGCTTCGAGCGCGCCGAGCCCCTGGTGTACCCCGGTCGGGCGCACCGGTGGATGATGCGGCTGGCCGCGCTCATGCCCCGGAGGATGAAGCGGGCCGTGTGGCTGTCCGCCGCGAGACGGCTGCGCTACGGCACCGCGCTGCTGGGGCCCTCGCACCCGGAGTCCGCTCCGGGGCTGCTGCTGGCCGGTGGGCCCGGGAACGTGCGCGACGAGGCCTAG
- a CDS encoding SAM-dependent methyltransferase — protein MDAPVSYRLSPKDPSITARYAGGKVPMATLIEDYIHQRLDIEGDFLAFIRERQKVVDYTPVAEHFKFLFTRFLPEVLIHSQEQDVRIAREHYDRGNDFFGWFLGPRMIYTAGFFTSPNQTLEEAQDQKMQLVADKLHLRPGERYLDIGCGWGTLVATAAKNQGVDATGVTIAKQGAAYATEQISRMGVSDRARILTLDYRDIPAGPYDKISCLEMAEHVGVKNFQAFMRQIHGMLTDDGLFYLQIAGLRAKKGALGFHFEDLVWGLFMNKYIFPGADASMPLSFVVSNLESAGFEIHSVENVGIHYSLTISRWYDNWMANRAEVVKTYGEWWFRTWQMFLGWSVQIAAQGSSTCFQIVANKNLDGFNRMRWVGATNLGERDLKKS, from the coding sequence ATGGACGCGCCCGTGTCGTACCGACTGTCCCCGAAAGACCCATCCATCACCGCTCGTTACGCCGGGGGCAAGGTCCCCATGGCGACCCTCATCGAGGACTACATCCACCAGCGCCTCGACATCGAGGGGGATTTCCTCGCCTTCATCCGCGAGCGGCAGAAGGTGGTCGACTACACGCCCGTCGCCGAGCACTTCAAGTTCCTCTTCACCCGCTTCCTGCCCGAGGTGCTCATCCACTCGCAGGAGCAGGACGTGCGCATCGCCCGCGAGCACTACGATCGGGGCAATGACTTCTTCGGCTGGTTCCTCGGCCCGCGGATGATCTACACGGCGGGCTTCTTCACCTCGCCCAACCAGACCCTGGAAGAGGCGCAGGATCAGAAGATGCAGCTCGTGGCGGACAAGCTGCATCTGCGCCCGGGCGAGCGCTACCTCGACATCGGCTGCGGCTGGGGAACGCTGGTGGCCACGGCGGCGAAGAACCAGGGCGTCGACGCGACGGGCGTCACCATCGCGAAGCAGGGCGCCGCGTACGCCACCGAGCAGATCTCCCGCATGGGCGTGAGCGATCGCGCCCGCATCCTCACGCTGGACTACCGCGACATTCCCGCGGGCCCCTACGACAAGATCTCCTGCTTGGAGATGGCCGAGCACGTGGGCGTGAAGAACTTCCAGGCCTTCATGCGGCAGATCCACGGGATGCTCACCGACGACGGGCTGTTCTACCTGCAGATCGCCGGACTGCGCGCGAAGAAGGGCGCGCTGGGCTTCCACTTCGAGGATCTGGTGTGGGGCCTGTTCATGAACAAGTACATCTTCCCCGGCGCGGATGCGTCCATGCCGCTGTCCTTCGTGGTGAGCAACCTGGAGAGCGCGGGGTTCGAGATCCACAGCGTGGAGAACGTGGGCATCCACTACTCGCTCACCATCTCGCGCTGGTATGACAACTGGATGGCCAATCGCGCCGAGGTCGTGAAGACCTATGGCGAGTGGTGGTTCCGCACCTGGCAGATGTTCCTGGGCTGGTCCGTGCAGATCGCCGCCCAGGGCTCGTCCACGTGCTTCCAGATCGTCGCCAACAAGAACCTGGATGGCTTCAACCGCATGCGCTGGGTGGGAGCCACCAACCTCGGCGAGCGCGACCTCAAGAAGTCCTGA
- a CDS encoding universal stress protein, producing MSTPTRILVPVDLMEGSQAIVGYAIELGRPFNAAIEVLHVWEPPQYVAPDLLVAAPGWTPQPLEKEALAAAKQSLENFVGTLQGVGNLTQKLVMGEPSAAVIQVAESGGFNLIVMGTHGRRGLPRLLLGSVAQRVVSRAPCPVLTLHVPTAK from the coding sequence ATGAGCACGCCTACTCGCATCCTCGTGCCGGTGGATTTGATGGAGGGCTCGCAGGCCATCGTCGGTTATGCGATCGAACTGGGCCGGCCGTTCAACGCGGCCATCGAAGTGCTGCACGTGTGGGAGCCACCCCAGTACGTGGCGCCGGATCTCCTCGTGGCCGCACCGGGCTGGACGCCCCAGCCGCTGGAGAAGGAGGCGCTCGCGGCGGCCAAACAGTCCCTGGAGAACTTCGTGGGCACCCTCCAGGGTGTGGGCAACCTCACCCAGAAGCTGGTGATGGGCGAGCCGTCCGCGGCGGTGATCCAGGTGGCCGAGTCGGGCGGCTTCAACCTCATCGTCATGGGCACCCATGGACGTCGGGGTCTGCCGCGCCTGCTGCTGGGCAGCGTGGCGCAGCGGGTCGTCTCCCGGGCCCCCTGCCCCGTCCTCACGCTGCACGTGCCCACGGCCAAGTAG